Genomic window (Leptospira kirschneri serovar Cynopteri str. 3522 CT):
ATCTTATTACTTATAAAATAACTTTAGGTGAACTCTATAAAATATTACAATCTTTTAAACAAAGCCGTAAAGATTTAACAATTCCTAATGTAGGAACTGGTTTAATACGCGCTTTATACGCTACATTTACTAGTTATTTAAACACCGATTCCTTTTCATATTCCATTCCCCAGTATAAAGATCAAAGAGGCGTATTTGTAGAAATGCTTAAGACTCAAGACGCGGGACAATTTTCTTTTTTTACGGCTCACCCCGGTGTAACACGAGGGGAGCATTATCATCATAGTAAAATTGAGAAATTTCTTGTTATTACCGGAAAAGCAAAATTTCGTTTTAGGCATATTCTAACAAATGAATATTTTGAGACTTTTACGGAAGGAGATATTCCGCAGATTGTAGAATCTATACCGGGATGGACGCACGATATTACTAATGTCGGTCAGGAGAAAATGGTCGTAATGCTTTGGGCCAGTGAAATTTTCGATAAATCTAAACCCGACACATATTCCTGTAAAATTGATTTATGAAAAAATTAAAAGTTTCCACAATTATAGGCACAAGACCGGAAATCATTCGTCTATCTAGGGTCCTTGCGAAACTAGATCAATATTGTGATCATATCATGATTCATACCGGTCAAAATTATGATTATGAGCTTAATGAGATCTTTTTTAATGATTTGGAAATTAGAAAACCAGATCATTTTTTAAATGCCGCCGGTGCTTCGGGAGCGGCAACTATCGGGAACGTAATCATTAAAGTGGATGAGTTGCTTGCTCAAATTCAACCAGACGCTGTTTTGGTTTTAGGAGACACTAACAGTTGTATGGCGGTAATTCCCGCCAAAAGAAGAAAGATACCTATTTTTCACATGGAAGCTGGGAACCGCTGTTTCGACCAACGTGTTCCTGAGGAAATCAACAGACGAATCGTTGATCATACCGCCGATATTAATTTAACTTATAGTAGCATTGCTAGGGAATATCTTTTAAGAGAAGGTTTACCCTCCGATATGGTGATTAAGACTGGAAGTCCTATGTTTGAAGTTCTAAATTATTATTTGGAAGAAATTAATAAATCAGATATTTTAGAGAAATTGAAAGTTTCAGAAGGAAAGTATTTTGTCGTAAGTGCACATAGAGAAGAAAACATAGATTCGGATAAAAATTTTGCCAAGTTGGTAGATGTTATCAATACAATAGCTGAAGTATTTAAATTTCCGGTCATTATTTCTACTCATCCTAGAACTCAAAAAAAAATCAATATGTCGAATGCTTCCTTTAATCCGTTGGTTCAACTTTTAAAACCTTTAGGTTTTAAAGATTATAATAAACTACAGTTATCTGCCAAGGCGGTCCTTTCCGATAGCGGAACTATTACAGAAGAGTCTTCTATACTCAATTTCCCGGCTTTAAATATTCGAGAAGCGCATGAAAGGCCAGAAGGAATGGAAGAGGCAAGTGTAATGATGGTTGGTTTGGAAAAAGAAAGAATATTACAAGCTCTCCAAATTTTAGAAAAACAACCTAAAGGTGAAAGAAAACTTTTACGCAATGTTAGCGATTACAGTATGCCGAATGTTTCTGAAAAAGTCGTTCGGATCATTCATAGTTATACAGATTATGTGAATCGAGTTATCTGGAAAAAGTATTAGGATATTATTTTGAAAATTTGTATCATCGTCGACGATTACCTTCCTAAAAGTACAAAAGTCGCTGCTAAGATGATGCATGAATTGGCGGTGAAATTAAAGGAGAAAGAAAACGAGATAACAATTATTACGCCTGGAGTCGATTTAAAGCAAAATTATAAAAAAGATACTTTAGACGGAGTTACTATTTTACAATTTTCATCGGGTAAAATTAAAAATGTTTCAAAGCTGAAACGTCTTATCAACGAATTCATACTTTCCAGAAGGGCTTGGAAATATCTAAAAAAATATTTTATCCAAAACCATCATGATCTAATCATTTACTACTCTCCTTCTATTTTTTGGGGAAGTCTAGTTTTTCGCTTAAAAAATCTATGGAAAGCCCCTTCTTACCTGATTTTAAGAGATTTCTTTCCCCAATGGATTATTGACAATGGAATGATCCGTGAAAAGTCTTTGATCGCATGTTTTTTTAAATATTATGAAAAACTAAATTATAGAGCAGCAGATCAAATAGGGATACAATCTCCTGCAAATATAGAATGGTTTTCTAAGAAATTTCCTGAATTTAAAAATATTGAACTTCTATATAATTGGGCTACCGATTCTCCCGTTTTAAATAAGAACAACTTTTATCGCAAAAAGTTAAATTTAGAAGGGAAGACTGTTTTTTTCTATGGCGGAAATATAGGTAAAGCTCAAGATATGATGAATATAGTCCGTTTGGCTGAAAAAATGAAAACCTACACGGATGTTGTATTCTTGTTAGTTGGAGCAGGGGACGAAGTTGAATTAGTTAAAACGTCAATACAAGATTTACAATTGAATAATATGATTCTCTTGGATCCTGTATCTCAAGAGGAGTTTAAACTCATGTTAGCCGAGTTTGATATTGGGCTTTTTACTTTACACTTTGATCATAAAACGCATAATTTTCCAGGTAAAATTTTAGGATATATGGTTCAGGAAAAGCCGATTCTAGGTGCCGTAAATCCTGGAAATGATCTTAAGAATATATTAGAGGATTCTCAATCTGGTTTGGTCACGATTGCAGGTGATGTTGAAAAATTTTATAAAAATGCACTTGTATTGTTAGATGATAAGATTAGAAAACAAATGGGTAGAAATGCAAATTTACTTCTTAAGAGTAAATTTTCCGTTGATAATGCTGCGGAGACAGTTTTAAAAATTCTTTCCTAATTTATGTACGTTCGAAGGCATTCTAGAATTCATGAACAAATACTTTTAAGTACACTCTTTCAATTAACCGCTGGTAGTTTATTCGTTTCTTGTACTACTATAGTTCCGTTATGGGGGTTCGACTTTTGGGATCGTATAGATAAAAATAGCTTCAATTCGGCGATGGGAGTTTTAATCGCTTTTAATATTACTTTTATTTCCTTAAGAAGATTATTAAAATATCCTGGGGCTCAATCCTCTGCTTACATTTTACCAACGACAGCAATCGTATTCGGGATTCTAGTTGCATTCAATTTAATGAATCGAGCTGAATATAGTATTCAGGTAATTCTGTTCGGTTTTATTACTACATTAACTTGGTGTTATATAGGATATTTTATAGGACATCGGTACCGTTTGCAAAGATTTGCATTAGTTCCATTTGGAGAAGCTTTGGAGTTTAGAGAAACCCATGGAACTCAGTTTGTTTTTTTGCAAAAACCTGATTTGGGAAAAGAAAGATTTGATGCAGTAGTGGCGGATCTACGTGCAAAAAATTTGACTCCTGAATGGGAAAAGTTTTTAGCAAGATGTACTTTATCCAGAGTACCTGTTTATCATACTAAACAAATTATAGAATCATTAACCGGAAGGGTGAAAATTGCTTATCTTTCTGAAAACGAATTCGGTTCTTTATTACCTTCTAAATTTTATGAAACAGTAAAACGTTTTATAGATTTTATAGCTGCCTTGTTCGTTTTTCCAATTTTTTTTCCTTTTATGCTTTTAATAGCGATACTTATCCGTTTGGAAAGTAAAGGAAAGGTTATATTTTCTCAGAAAAGAATGGGGTATCGCGGAAGGATATTTACTCTTTATAAATTTAGAACGATGTATGTTGAAAAAAAAGGAAAAGGATTTACTCAAGGGGAAAATGATCTAAGAATTACTAAAATCGGGAAAGTATTGCGAAAATATCGACTTGATGAAACATTACAGATTTTTAATGTCCTAAAAGGAGATATGAGTTTTATAGGACCTAGGCCCGAGTCCATGGAACTTTCAGAATGGTATGAAAAGGATGTTCCTTTTTTTGCTTATCGACATGTTGTTAGACCTGGTATATCCGGTTGGGCGCAGGTAGAACAGGGTTACGCCGCTGAAGTGGACGGAATGAAAGTAAAGTTAGAATACGATTTTTATTATATAAAGAATTTTTCATTTTGGTTAGATATGTTGATTACTTTTAAAACCGTCAAAACGATCTTGACCGGCTTTGGGGCGCGATAAAAAATTTAACGCATGTTAAATCCATTCGATCTTAAAAAAGTATTCTACTTTATGAAATTGAGAAAAAATTTATGAGCGCTCGCTTCTCATTAAAAAGTGCATCAGTTATAGCAGATTATTTATTTAAATTTCGAGTTTTTTCTCTTCCAGTTATTTGCTGGATTTGTGCGATTTTAATAGGTTTTGGAACTATAAATGGGCGCCTTTCTTTGTTTGTTATAGGACTGTCTTTTATAATCAGTGTTTTATTATTAAAAAATACC
Coding sequences:
- a CDS encoding sugar transferase — its product is MYVRRHSRIHEQILLSTLFQLTAGSLFVSCTTIVPLWGFDFWDRIDKNSFNSAMGVLIAFNITFISLRRLLKYPGAQSSAYILPTTAIVFGILVAFNLMNRAEYSIQVILFGFITTLTWCYIGYFIGHRYRLQRFALVPFGEALEFRETHGTQFVFLQKPDLGKERFDAVVADLRAKNLTPEWEKFLARCTLSRVPVYHTKQIIESLTGRVKIAYLSENEFGSLLPSKFYETVKRFIDFIAALFVFPIFFPFMLLIAILIRLESKGKVIFSQKRMGYRGRIFTLYKFRTMYVEKKGKGFTQGENDLRITKIGKVLRKYRLDETLQIFNVLKGDMSFIGPRPESMELSEWYEKDVPFFAYRHVVRPGISGWAQVEQGYAAEVDGMKVKLEYDFYYIKNFSFWLDMLITFKTVKTILTGFGAR
- the wecB gene encoding non-hydrolyzing UDP-N-acetylglucosamine 2-epimerase; translation: MKKLKVSTIIGTRPEIIRLSRVLAKLDQYCDHIMIHTGQNYDYELNEIFFNDLEIRKPDHFLNAAGASGAATIGNVIIKVDELLAQIQPDAVLVLGDTNSCMAVIPAKRRKIPIFHMEAGNRCFDQRVPEEINRRIVDHTADINLTYSSIAREYLLREGLPSDMVIKTGSPMFEVLNYYLEEINKSDILEKLKVSEGKYFVVSAHREENIDSDKNFAKLVDVINTIAEVFKFPVIISTHPRTQKKINMSNASFNPLVQLLKPLGFKDYNKLQLSAKAVLSDSGTITEESSILNFPALNIREAHERPEGMEEASVMMVGLEKERILQALQILEKQPKGERKLLRNVSDYSMPNVSEKVVRIIHSYTDYVNRVIWKKY
- a CDS encoding glycosyltransferase family 4 protein, whose product is MKICIIVDDYLPKSTKVAAKMMHELAVKLKEKENEITIITPGVDLKQNYKKDTLDGVTILQFSSGKIKNVSKLKRLINEFILSRRAWKYLKKYFIQNHHDLIIYYSPSIFWGSLVFRLKNLWKAPSYLILRDFFPQWIIDNGMIREKSLIACFFKYYEKLNYRAADQIGIQSPANIEWFSKKFPEFKNIELLYNWATDSPVLNKNNFYRKKLNLEGKTVFFYGGNIGKAQDMMNIVRLAEKMKTYTDVVFLLVGAGDEVELVKTSIQDLQLNNMILLDPVSQEEFKLMLAEFDIGLFTLHFDHKTHNFPGKILGYMVQEKPILGAVNPGNDLKNILEDSQSGLVTIAGDVEKFYKNALVLLDDKIRKQMGRNANLLLKSKFSVDNAAETVLKILS